Proteins encoded by one window of Kribbella flavida DSM 17836:
- a CDS encoding DUF2188 domain-containing protein translates to MGSGHDPTRALCRSAGCYAAAYGVLDPDTDLIREVALPAGDVETYYAAGAWHSRVQGEADPFFSGGTKAEQVAKGRDEARRRQVEHIIKNEDGQIAERNSYGHDPRSVPG, encoded by the coding sequence GTGGGGTCAGGGCACGATCCGACCAGGGCCCTCTGCCGCTCGGCCGGTTGCTACGCCGCGGCGTACGGGGTACTGGATCCGGACACCGATCTGATCCGGGAGGTTGCGCTGCCAGCAGGTGATGTCGAGACGTACTACGCGGCGGGTGCGTGGCACAGTCGGGTTCAGGGCGAGGCCGACCCGTTCTTCAGCGGCGGCACGAAGGCTGAGCAGGTCGCGAAGGGCCGCGACGAGGCGCGCCGGCGCCAGGTGGAGCACATCATCAAGAACGAGGACGGCCAGATTGCCGAGCGCAACAGCTACGGCCACGATCCGCGCAGCGTCCCCGGGTAG
- a CDS encoding DUF2637 domain-containing protein, whose translation MTAATVAQASAVPGWVPAGDDLTGPMIAAGLTALVVAAAMAVAIGWLIRRAARSVAQAGQRGAFTGRRVLITVAIVAASGVAVIGGVRSFGAVSVRFNSPLVPLVADGMIVACTALRLAALTRGWRIPGALVTTYVFIGGTVWLNVDTAAGIADAVAHALAPLAYAVLVEMLAHLLRLHMKLAQPARPRLSALTWFTSPVITTRVWLHLSRTGTDDPVAARALVQQVVRMASRLATLCPSRKLWPFDAARAARSACLQTIRDGLLSASELAALLPAGGRLTPGELLALVDSAALGLTTNPEPDKTTGADTPRAEAEPAGAPLWLVAYLLGALRSDTPSAPVHHATRTAPAVPVHGDTASGAPAPRRADETPDAAPRKTAGPSDAELLDAVVRHAAEHGGAPLGQREIRRVTEEAFGRPVGFPRAKRLQEMAGWAEPTEGGGAAAASGAPQIAGQLQLVTEAGKPTPATSTDDDENGSDETTTDRELETSTR comes from the coding sequence ATGACCGCCGCCACCGTCGCACAGGCCAGTGCTGTACCGGGCTGGGTGCCGGCCGGCGACGACCTGACCGGGCCGATGATCGCGGCCGGGTTGACCGCGCTGGTCGTGGCCGCGGCGATGGCCGTCGCGATCGGCTGGCTGATCCGCCGTGCGGCTCGCTCGGTAGCTCAGGCTGGGCAGCGCGGCGCGTTCACCGGCCGTCGGGTCCTGATCACGGTCGCGATCGTCGCCGCATCCGGTGTGGCGGTCATCGGCGGTGTGCGCTCGTTCGGTGCCGTGTCGGTCAGGTTCAACAGCCCGTTGGTGCCGTTGGTCGCCGACGGCATGATCGTCGCCTGCACGGCGCTGAGGCTCGCGGCACTGACCCGGGGCTGGCGGATCCCGGGCGCGTTGGTGACGACGTACGTGTTCATCGGCGGCACGGTGTGGCTGAACGTCGACACCGCCGCCGGGATCGCCGATGCGGTCGCGCACGCGCTCGCGCCGCTGGCCTACGCGGTGCTGGTCGAGATGCTCGCGCATCTGCTGCGCCTGCACATGAAGCTGGCCCAGCCGGCCAGGCCGCGGCTGTCGGCGCTGACCTGGTTCACCTCGCCGGTGATCACCACCCGCGTGTGGCTGCACCTGTCCAGGACCGGCACCGACGATCCGGTCGCGGCGCGGGCGCTGGTCCAGCAAGTCGTGCGCATGGCGTCTCGGCTGGCGACACTGTGCCCGAGCCGCAAGCTGTGGCCGTTCGACGCCGCCCGCGCGGCCCGGAGCGCGTGCCTGCAGACGATCCGCGACGGTCTGCTGTCGGCCAGCGAACTCGCCGCCCTGCTGCCCGCTGGCGGACGGCTTACGCCTGGCGAACTGCTCGCCCTGGTCGATTCCGCCGCGCTCGGTTTGACGACCAACCCCGAGCCGGACAAGACAACCGGCGCCGACACGCCCCGGGCCGAGGCCGAGCCCGCCGGTGCACCGCTGTGGCTGGTCGCCTACCTGCTCGGTGCGCTCCGCTCCGACACACCCAGTGCACCGGTGCACCACGCCACCCGCACCGCACCAGCCGTACCGGTGCACGGCGACACCGCCTCCGGTGCGCCCGCACCGCGCCGGGCCGATGAGACGCCCGATGCTGCACCGCGCAAGACCGCGGGGCCGTCGGATGCCGAACTGCTCGATGCGGTGGTGCGGCACGCCGCCGAGCACGGCGGTGCGCCGCTGGGGCAGCGCGAGATTCGCCGCGTTACCGAGGAAGCCTTCGGCCGCCCGGTCGGTTTCCCCCGGGCCAAGCGCCTGCAGGAGATGGCCGGGTGGGCCGAGCCCACCGAAGGAGGCGGGGCCGCCGCCGCGTCCGGCGCGCCGCAGATCGCCGGACAACTCCAGCTCGTCACCGAGGCCGGGAAGCCCACCCCAGCAACCAGCACCGACGACGACGAGAACGGCAGCGACGAGACCACCACCGATCGCGAACTCGAAACGAGCACCCGATGA
- a CDS encoding CopG family transcriptional regulator: MSVNLARDTMEVLRLLASRRAASVTETIRRAISVLQFVEDEVAKGNKLAVVETDENGEQRVREIVLMG; this comes from the coding sequence TTGTCGGTGAACCTGGCTCGCGACACGATGGAAGTGCTGCGCTTGCTGGCCAGCCGGCGCGCGGCCTCGGTCACCGAAACGATCCGCCGCGCGATCTCGGTACTGCAGTTCGTCGAGGACGAAGTCGCGAAGGGCAACAAACTCGCCGTGGTCGAGACCGATGAGAACGGCGAGCAGCGTGTCCGCGAAATCGTCCTCATGGGCTGA
- a CDS encoding DNA cytosine methyltransferase, translating into MTLTMTDLFCGAGGSSTGAVQVPGVTVKLAANHWKLAVETHNSNHPGTDHDCADLSQVEPRRYPRTNVLWASPECTNHSQAKGKKRNVDAMPDLFGDTLPDEAAERSRATMWDVVRFAEHHRYDAIVVENVVDAALWVLWPAWRSGLDALGYCVHVVYLNSMHAQAGGLPAPQSRDRLYVVAHLRPSGCPDLNRWTRPNAYCTGCDRVVRAMQAWKKPERTWGRYRAQYVWRCPNVACRNQVVEPGWLPAAAAIDWSLTGERIGDRARPLADKTMARIRAGLARYAKPELLVPVEGRDGKTAAPLAEALRTMTTRNETGLLVPAGGTWNETATTVADVMRTRTTRESEALVVPLRNNNTTKQASDPFDTFAAAGNHHGLLMPYYGNATTRQTTEPHGTFTTRDRYALVMRNNSSRTGGAEMCTPATETLRTLTTAGHQSVLEPRTVAVEDCLFRMLEPHEVAAGMAFTNGYVVLGNKREKVRQLGNAVTPPAARDLIAAVAESLGHDLTGLTTT; encoded by the coding sequence ATGACGCTGACGATGACTGACCTGTTCTGCGGTGCCGGGGGATCGAGCACCGGTGCGGTGCAGGTGCCGGGGGTGACGGTGAAGCTGGCCGCGAACCACTGGAAGCTGGCTGTGGAGACGCACAACAGTAACCACCCGGGCACCGACCATGACTGTGCTGATTTGTCGCAGGTCGAGCCGCGCCGCTACCCGCGCACGAATGTGTTGTGGGCTTCGCCGGAGTGCACGAACCACTCCCAGGCCAAGGGCAAGAAGCGCAACGTGGACGCGATGCCGGACCTGTTCGGCGACACCCTGCCCGACGAGGCGGCCGAGCGGTCGCGGGCCACGATGTGGGACGTGGTGCGGTTCGCCGAGCACCACCGCTACGACGCGATCGTGGTCGAGAACGTCGTGGACGCAGCACTGTGGGTGCTGTGGCCGGCGTGGCGCTCAGGGCTGGACGCACTGGGCTACTGCGTGCACGTGGTCTACCTGAACAGCATGCACGCCCAAGCCGGTGGGCTCCCGGCTCCGCAGTCCAGGGACCGGCTGTACGTGGTGGCTCACCTGCGCCCGTCGGGGTGCCCGGACCTGAACCGGTGGACCCGGCCGAACGCGTACTGCACTGGGTGTGACCGGGTGGTGCGGGCGATGCAGGCGTGGAAGAAGCCGGAACGGACCTGGGGACGCTACCGGGCGCAGTACGTGTGGCGCTGCCCGAACGTGGCCTGCCGCAACCAGGTGGTGGAGCCGGGCTGGCTGCCCGCGGCGGCGGCGATCGACTGGAGCCTGACGGGGGAGCGGATCGGGGACAGGGCCCGGCCGCTGGCCGACAAGACCATGGCGCGGATTCGGGCCGGGCTGGCCCGCTACGCCAAGCCGGAGTTGCTGGTGCCGGTCGAGGGCCGCGACGGCAAGACCGCCGCTCCGCTGGCCGAAGCGCTGCGCACGATGACGACCCGCAACGAGACCGGGCTGCTGGTCCCTGCGGGTGGGACCTGGAACGAGACCGCGACCACGGTGGCCGACGTGATGCGGACCAGGACCACGCGGGAGTCCGAGGCGCTGGTGGTGCCGCTGCGCAACAACAACACGACCAAGCAAGCGTCCGACCCGTTCGACACGTTCGCTGCCGCAGGCAACCACCACGGACTGCTGATGCCGTACTACGGCAACGCCACCACTCGACAGACGACGGAGCCGCACGGCACGTTCACTACCCGCGACCGGTACGCGCTCGTGATGCGGAACAACAGCTCCCGCACCGGCGGGGCGGAGATGTGCACACCCGCGACCGAGACGCTGCGCACGCTCACGACCGCGGGGCACCAGTCGGTGCTGGAGCCGCGAACCGTCGCGGTGGAGGACTGCCTGTTCCGGATGCTGGAGCCGCACGAGGTCGCGGCCGGGATGGCGTTCACCAACGGCTACGTGGTGCTGGGCAACAAGCGCGAGAAGGTCCGCCAGCTCGGCAACGCCGTCACCCCACCCGCCGCGCGCGACCTGATCGCCGCCGTCGCCGAATCCCTCGGACACGACCTCACCGGCCTGACCACCACCTGA
- the mobF gene encoding MobF family relaxase, giving the protein MSVVSGHSADYLTGAVATGRENYYTGATAAGEPPGRWYGRGAEALGLAGEVDTQDMTALYERFIDPRDEHFRDPAKWDEAQTLGHTGRAYKTQQQLYQAALAREPGADAERRTELMVQAGQKAQQNVTFHDATFSVQKSVTVLHTAFEAQEVQARGAVQAARGALAEAHRTGDVAAVHRFEQAVHRAETEAATWTEHREAVEEAIWAGNRAALDYLADKAGYVRVGHHGGASGRWADAHEWTVASFFQHDSREHDPQLHVHNAILNRVQGADGKWRTLDSKAMYKYQSAAGSVGERVLEQHLTRTLGVQFKLRDDGEAREIVGIDQDVMDLFSTRRRAITKKTAALVDEFRERFERAPNGLELDRLQQQATLATRKAKSPTGETVAERLERWDAELRAEVSGGLRRVADQVLATRQAQPAVQDFDADAVLEQALARVQETQAEWRAGDLTRAISLALPDELGAMEPGELIELLDGLTAKGLERAVALDAERPGTSQLPEQLRLANGESSYRAPGRATFATPGHLNAERALARAGYAHGAPVMTAQHAKHFVRQLADRGLELGGDQAAAVQNILCSGAKVEALIGPAGTGKSRVVGALAKAWEDPALWHGQQRRVVGLAASQVATEVLAADGVTARNITRWLQTQASIAAGTASGEYKAWALSAGDLVVVDESGMANTKDLASIQRLCDQAEAKLLLVGDQRQLAAVGAGGGMGLVTGQALTHELTQTHRFAADWEGPASLRLRTGDQTVLGEYHRHGRIIDGGHVERAETLAGDAWLADRLNGQHSLLIVDTNEQAARVAAQLRNRLVNLGLVDDKHRVQLGLQGTYAGRGDLIQARKNDWSVARLSGNRRAAINRGEYEVLQVLPDGSLRVAPLQHGTRDRVPDETMTLPARYVAEHVALGYAATVNSAQGLSVDTAHAVASSATSLNALYVEASRGRHANTIYVVTRSAAADAETGETAASLHRTPVAVLASIMDSDDERRQRSATEAREESATEAARHRTPAELLADGITLATASRAADWLDEATAAGLLTDAQRTALASEAGAATLTSLLRRVELAGQDPRPVLIDAIERRGLDDAKQLSNVIHARITKNVPLDPNGTTYSERLPHTGDPQWDTYLRELATQADATARDLAFDLAEQSPAWLTDWIGNCPDHSDPDQREAWIARAAAVAGYRDLAGYDTDTDAIGPAPAAGQTETYAAWRAAWDALGRPADQRAEAEMTTGQLRVRVAAYQREQTWAPPYVREELSGTAQAAERARTEATLRDAEAAASSDPQLRDKLAAEAAEARALAQAHDARAAELQAIEAARGEWLAHTAATRAAAGRAARELDARDVTAADERTTAAEWLAAERDARRAEDPHRAITDEQDFTDIAAEREHDLRTARASDELAEAEPVHDQLTAPGEGAEYIDVADVPDADLVDQHDPVDDTVSQDDTDHQTSDEQTADEAAVDRDDTSTMHNELAPADVRVIASDEDRVLESATARVPSADEIAEGIRRAQRALIELRQREQADSAVEAAEDAAREEELARWHADDTHHSDSRTTTTSRDEHNSLSLDD; this is encoded by the coding sequence ATGAGCGTCGTCAGTGGGCACTCCGCCGACTATCTGACCGGCGCGGTCGCGACCGGGCGGGAGAACTACTACACCGGCGCGACGGCGGCCGGGGAGCCGCCGGGGCGCTGGTACGGGCGGGGCGCGGAGGCGCTGGGCCTGGCCGGCGAGGTCGACACCCAGGACATGACCGCGCTGTATGAGCGTTTCATCGATCCGCGCGACGAGCACTTCCGCGACCCGGCGAAGTGGGACGAGGCGCAGACGCTGGGACATACCGGGCGGGCGTACAAGACCCAGCAGCAGCTGTACCAGGCCGCACTGGCTCGTGAGCCCGGTGCGGACGCGGAGCGGCGCACCGAGTTGATGGTGCAGGCGGGCCAGAAGGCGCAGCAGAACGTGACGTTTCACGATGCGACGTTCTCGGTGCAGAAGTCGGTGACGGTCCTGCACACCGCCTTCGAGGCCCAGGAGGTGCAGGCGCGTGGTGCGGTGCAGGCGGCGCGCGGTGCACTGGCCGAGGCGCACCGCACCGGCGACGTGGCCGCGGTGCACCGGTTCGAGCAAGCGGTGCACCGGGCCGAGACCGAGGCCGCGACCTGGACGGAGCACCGCGAAGCGGTCGAGGAAGCGATCTGGGCAGGGAACCGGGCCGCGCTGGACTACCTGGCCGACAAGGCCGGGTATGTGCGGGTCGGGCACCACGGCGGCGCCAGTGGCCGGTGGGCCGACGCCCACGAGTGGACAGTCGCGTCGTTCTTCCAGCACGACAGCCGCGAGCACGACCCGCAGCTGCACGTCCACAACGCGATCCTGAACCGGGTCCAGGGCGCGGACGGCAAGTGGCGCACTCTCGACTCCAAGGCGATGTACAAGTACCAGTCCGCGGCCGGGTCGGTGGGGGAGCGGGTGCTGGAACAGCACCTGACCCGGACGCTCGGGGTGCAGTTCAAGCTCCGCGACGATGGCGAGGCCCGCGAGATTGTCGGGATCGACCAGGACGTGATGGACCTGTTCTCGACGCGGCGCCGCGCGATCACGAAGAAGACCGCCGCGCTGGTGGATGAGTTTCGTGAGCGGTTCGAGCGGGCGCCGAACGGCCTGGAGTTGGACCGGCTCCAGCAGCAGGCCACCTTGGCTACCCGCAAGGCGAAGTCGCCTACCGGCGAAACTGTCGCGGAACGCCTGGAGCGGTGGGACGCGGAGCTGCGCGCCGAGGTGTCCGGCGGACTGCGGCGGGTCGCCGATCAGGTGCTCGCGACCCGTCAGGCTCAGCCGGCGGTGCAGGACTTCGACGCCGACGCGGTTCTCGAGCAGGCGCTGGCCAGGGTGCAGGAGACCCAGGCCGAGTGGCGCGCCGGTGACTTGACCCGCGCGATCAGTCTGGCTCTGCCGGATGAGCTCGGCGCGATGGAACCGGGCGAGCTGATCGAGCTGCTGGACGGGCTGACCGCGAAGGGCCTGGAGCGGGCGGTGGCGCTGGACGCGGAGCGGCCGGGGACCAGCCAGCTGCCCGAGCAGCTGCGCCTGGCCAACGGCGAATCGTCGTACCGGGCACCTGGCCGGGCGACGTTCGCGACACCGGGCCACCTGAACGCCGAGCGGGCGCTGGCGCGCGCCGGCTACGCCCACGGCGCGCCGGTGATGACCGCCCAGCACGCCAAGCACTTCGTGCGCCAGCTCGCCGACCGCGGCCTGGAACTCGGCGGCGACCAGGCCGCCGCGGTGCAGAACATCTTGTGCTCCGGCGCAAAGGTCGAGGCGCTGATCGGCCCAGCCGGCACCGGCAAATCCCGCGTCGTCGGCGCCTTGGCCAAGGCATGGGAAGACCCCGCGCTGTGGCACGGCCAGCAGCGCCGCGTCGTCGGCCTGGCCGCGTCGCAGGTCGCGACCGAGGTACTGGCCGCCGACGGCGTCACGGCCCGCAACATCACCCGCTGGCTGCAAACCCAGGCCTCCATCGCCGCCGGCACCGCCAGCGGCGAGTACAAGGCGTGGGCGCTGAGCGCGGGTGATCTGGTCGTGGTCGACGAGTCCGGCATGGCCAACACCAAAGACCTCGCCTCGATCCAGCGCCTGTGCGACCAGGCCGAGGCGAAACTGCTGCTGGTCGGCGACCAGCGCCAGCTCGCCGCGGTCGGCGCCGGCGGCGGCATGGGCCTGGTCACCGGCCAGGCACTGACCCACGAACTCACCCAGACCCACCGCTTCGCCGCCGACTGGGAAGGCCCAGCGTCGCTGCGGCTGCGTACCGGTGACCAGACCGTGCTGGGCGAGTACCACCGGCACGGCCGGATCATCGACGGCGGCCACGTCGAACGCGCCGAGACACTCGCCGGGGACGCCTGGCTGGCCGACCGCCTCAACGGCCAGCACTCGCTGCTCATCGTCGACACCAACGAGCAAGCCGCCCGCGTCGCGGCCCAGCTGCGCAACCGGCTGGTCAACCTCGGCCTCGTCGACGACAAGCACCGGGTCCAGCTCGGGCTGCAAGGAACCTACGCCGGCCGCGGCGACCTGATCCAGGCCCGCAAGAACGACTGGAGCGTCGCGCGGCTGTCTGGCAACCGCCGCGCCGCGATCAACCGCGGCGAGTACGAAGTCTTGCAAGTACTGCCCGACGGCTCCTTGCGGGTCGCGCCGTTACAGCACGGCACCCGCGACCGGGTGCCCGACGAGACGATGACCCTGCCCGCCCGGTACGTCGCCGAGCACGTCGCGCTCGGCTACGCCGCCACCGTCAACTCCGCCCAAGGGCTCAGCGTCGACACAGCCCACGCGGTGGCCAGTTCGGCGACGTCGCTGAACGCGCTGTACGTCGAGGCCAGCCGCGGGCGCCACGCCAACACCATCTACGTCGTCACCCGCTCGGCCGCGGCCGACGCCGAAACCGGCGAGACGGCCGCCTCGCTGCACCGAACACCGGTCGCGGTGCTGGCCTCGATCATGGACAGCGACGACGAACGCCGCCAGCGCTCGGCCACCGAGGCCCGCGAAGAGTCCGCCACCGAAGCCGCGCGCCACCGCACGCCGGCCGAGCTGCTGGCCGACGGCATCACCTTGGCCACCGCCAGCCGCGCCGCCGACTGGCTCGACGAGGCCACCGCAGCCGGTCTGCTCACCGACGCCCAGCGCACCGCACTGGCCAGCGAGGCCGGCGCGGCGACCCTGACCAGTCTGCTGCGCCGCGTCGAACTGGCCGGACAGGACCCGCGACCGGTCCTGATCGACGCGATCGAGCGCCGCGGCCTGGACGACGCCAAGCAACTGTCGAACGTGATCCACGCCCGGATCACCAAAAACGTGCCGCTGGACCCGAACGGCACCACCTACTCCGAGCGGCTCCCGCACACCGGCGACCCGCAATGGGACACCTACCTGCGCGAGCTGGCAACCCAGGCCGACGCCACCGCTCGCGATCTCGCGTTCGACTTGGCCGAGCAGTCGCCGGCCTGGCTGACCGACTGGATCGGGAACTGCCCCGACCACAGCGACCCCGACCAGCGCGAAGCCTGGATCGCGCGCGCCGCCGCGGTCGCCGGCTACCGCGACCTGGCCGGGTACGACACCGACACCGACGCGATCGGCCCCGCGCCGGCCGCCGGACAGACCGAGACCTACGCGGCCTGGCGCGCCGCGTGGGACGCACTCGGCCGGCCCGCCGACCAGCGCGCCGAAGCCGAGATGACCACCGGGCAGCTCCGTGTCCGGGTCGCGGCATACCAGCGTGAGCAGACCTGGGCACCGCCCTACGTCCGCGAAGAGCTGTCGGGAACGGCCCAGGCCGCCGAACGGGCACGAACCGAGGCGACCCTGCGAGACGCCGAAGCCGCTGCCAGCAGCGACCCGCAGCTACGCGACAAGCTCGCCGCCGAAGCCGCCGAGGCCCGCGCACTGGCCCAGGCCCACGACGCCCGCGCCGCCGAACTGCAAGCGATCGAGGCCGCGCGCGGTGAATGGCTCGCACACACCGCAGCCACCAGGGCCGCGGCCGGCCGCGCCGCGCGCGAACTCGACGCCCGAGACGTCACCGCAGCCGACGAGCGCACCACCGCCGCGGAATGGCTCGCCGCCGAACGCGACGCCCGCCGCGCCGAGGACCCGCACCGCGCGATCACCGACGAACAGGACTTCACCGACATCGCAGCCGAGCGCGAGCACGACCTGCGCACCGCCCGGGCCAGCGACGAGCTCGCGGAAGCCGAACCGGTCCACGACCAGCTCACCGCCCCAGGCGAAGGCGCCGAGTACATCGACGTAGCCGACGTTCCCGACGCCGACCTCGTCGACCAGCATGACCCGGTCGACGACACCGTCTCGCAGGACGACACCGACCACCAGACGAGCGACGAGCAGACCGCCGACGAGGCAGCGGTCGACCGCGACGACACATCAACCATGCACAACGAGCTGGCGCCCGCCGACGTGCGGGTCATCGCCAGCGACGAGGACCGCGTCCTCGAATCCGCGACCGCGCGCGTGCCCAGCGCCGACGAAATCGCCGAAGGGATCCGCCGCGCCCAGCGCGCCCTCATCGAGCTGCGCCAGCGCGAACAAGCCGACAGTGCGGTCGAGGCAGCCGAGGACGCCGCCCGCGAGGAAGAACTCGCCCGCTGGCACGCCGACGACACCCACCACAGCGACAGCCGCACAACGACCACCAGTCGCGACGAGCACAACTCGCTCAGCCTCGACGACTGA
- a CDS encoding bifunctional DNA primase/polymerase, whose translation MTRATRPRTRRGELDAGQQLLSRAAHWHADRGMAVFPLVPGRKTPAVEDWEHAATTDHLSIAQIWRRAPYNIGVAAGRSGLVVVDLDRPKGAGDTAPEPWHSRGAASGGDVLALLAADAGQELPATYTVATASGGSHLYFRQPDGIRLGNTAGRLGWKIDTRGHGGYVVAAGSVTFAGWYATTSLTAPQPLPAWITGALTRSPDQPTAARTATQQLKDASAYTLAAVSGELDKLLAATEGHRNDTLNRAAFALGQLVGADLLDQSTARDELLSAAGRLGLDRSEASRTISSGLTAGARHPRRTVTLRQ comes from the coding sequence GTGACCCGCGCGACCAGGCCGCGAACCCGCCGGGGTGAGCTGGACGCTGGGCAGCAGCTGCTCAGCCGGGCGGCGCACTGGCACGCCGACCGCGGCATGGCCGTGTTCCCGCTCGTACCCGGCCGCAAGACCCCGGCAGTGGAGGACTGGGAGCACGCCGCAACCACCGACCACCTGAGCATCGCCCAGATCTGGAGACGCGCCCCGTACAACATCGGCGTCGCCGCCGGCCGCTCCGGGCTGGTGGTCGTTGACCTCGACCGCCCCAAAGGCGCCGGCGACACCGCGCCGGAACCCTGGCACAGTCGCGGAGCGGCCAGCGGCGGTGACGTGCTCGCCCTGCTCGCTGCTGACGCCGGCCAGGAGCTTCCCGCCACCTACACCGTCGCTACCGCCTCGGGCGGCTCGCACCTGTACTTCCGGCAGCCAGACGGGATCAGGCTCGGCAACACCGCCGGGCGGCTGGGATGGAAGATCGACACCCGCGGCCACGGGGGCTACGTCGTTGCCGCCGGATCAGTCACCTTCGCCGGCTGGTACGCCACCACCAGCCTGACAGCGCCGCAGCCTCTGCCCGCATGGATCACCGGCGCCCTGACCCGCAGCCCTGATCAGCCCACGGCCGCGCGAACCGCCACACAGCAGTTGAAGGACGCCAGCGCGTACACCCTGGCCGCGGTCAGCGGCGAGCTCGACAAACTCCTGGCCGCCACCGAAGGACACCGCAACGACACCCTGAACCGCGCCGCCTTCGCCCTGGGCCAACTCGTCGGCGCCGACCTTCTTGACCAGAGCACAGCCCGCGACGAGCTGCTGTCCGCCGCCGGCCGCCTCGGGCTCGACCGCAGTGAAGCCAGCCGCACGATAAGCTCCGGGCTCACCGCAGGCGCCCGGCATCCGCGCCGAACCGTGACTCTCCGTCAGTAG
- a CDS encoding DUF4145 domain-containing protein, which yields MPALLCPFCKSHATFSEVWSANGNPMGLQRTGFVGVDRLAVLQCNNTNCQLVVTAAMGGQDVRIHWPSAIGGKDFPDVPEAIASSANEAHLALSVGAFRAAIAMARAVVEAIAKANGITSGTLMSKIDGLRQADVISEAMKEAAHEIRFAGNEVAHGDLVTDPLTREDAEEVLGLMDAIILRVYQEPAQVARVRERRESRTGGSGTTPAPSP from the coding sequence GTGCCCGCGCTCCTCTGCCCGTTCTGCAAGAGTCACGCCACCTTCTCGGAGGTATGGTCCGCGAATGGGAACCCGATGGGCCTGCAGCGGACGGGGTTCGTGGGTGTCGACCGTCTCGCGGTCCTGCAGTGCAACAACACCAACTGCCAACTCGTGGTGACGGCCGCGATGGGCGGTCAAGATGTGAGGATCCATTGGCCTAGCGCGATAGGCGGCAAGGATTTCCCGGACGTCCCTGAGGCCATCGCCTCATCCGCGAACGAGGCACACCTCGCGTTAAGCGTCGGGGCATTTCGTGCCGCAATCGCGATGGCCCGCGCTGTGGTTGAGGCGATCGCGAAGGCCAATGGCATCACCTCGGGCACCCTGATGAGCAAGATCGACGGCCTTCGTCAGGCAGATGTGATTTCAGAAGCGATGAAGGAAGCCGCTCACGAGATCCGATTTGCAGGCAACGAGGTTGCGCACGGCGACCTCGTCACTGATCCGTTGACCCGCGAGGACGCCGAAGAGGTACTGGGATTGATGGACGCGATCATTCTCCGCGTCTACCAGGAGCCCGCCCAAGTGGCGAGGGTCCGCGAACGGCGGGAGTCCAGGACAGGCGGATCGGGCACCACACCTGCCCCGTCCCCCTGA